The proteins below come from a single Candidatus Polarisedimenticolia bacterium genomic window:
- a CDS encoding S8 family serine peptidase: MRETLVISLAIAALLLAAPSVSAAPSAAAQGLRGSAQPDRLSPDVREQLESVGPRELIPVIVQLEAEPDADHFARLRAGGGSVKARFGVLHGYSARVPAGRIEALAAEPGVERISYDVPVSAHLNVAVDAVEGDLAFKNSGGLIGKGVGVAVIDTGVVAHPDLVRPSSMPQIVEVEIVGTEKGLADYFGHGTHVIGIINGSGYASSDSLSYRTFRGLSPGTRIISIRALYPDGTGYTSDIMMGIDWAIRNKGAYNIRVLNLSLGHPIYESFRTDPLCRMVRAAHDAGIVVVVAAGNDGDVGGGFGTITSPANEPSAITVGAMNDKGTASIGDDERAWFSAKGPTLIDFVAKPDLVAPGVGIVSARAPGSWLDTNFHGLVLKIGEYKNDTKYATKDGAYIRLSGTSMAAPLVSAAAAQMIQKDPTLNPATVKARLMKYAQKDGRLVFETGAGFLNVDRALQACERVSLAMSPFVLLAGDGGVYMQDTALLWGGDWKVDSVWGADKGLLSGIYLKDVPSDIVQTYGAIWGGGKTGRLSLVDNTVVTTTGAIWGGSRSNLTHTASVVDILGAIWGGGKRGGP, from the coding sequence TTGAGAGAGACACTCGTTATCAGCCTGGCGATCGCGGCGCTTCTGCTGGCGGCCCCCTCCGTCTCGGCGGCTCCCTCCGCCGCAGCACAGGGACTGAGAGGGAGCGCGCAGCCGGACAGGCTCTCTCCGGATGTCAGGGAACAGCTCGAATCCGTTGGACCTCGGGAACTGATCCCGGTCATCGTGCAGCTCGAGGCCGAGCCCGATGCGGACCATTTCGCGCGGCTCAGGGCCGGCGGCGGATCGGTCAAGGCGCGCTTTGGCGTCCTGCATGGCTACTCGGCCCGCGTCCCGGCCGGGCGGATCGAGGCGCTCGCCGCGGAGCCCGGCGTCGAGCGGATCTCCTACGACGTCCCGGTCTCGGCCCACCTCAACGTGGCCGTCGACGCCGTCGAGGGCGACCTCGCGTTCAAGAATTCCGGAGGTCTCATCGGCAAGGGGGTCGGGGTCGCGGTCATCGACACGGGTGTCGTGGCCCACCCGGACCTGGTTCGGCCCTCCAGCATGCCGCAGATCGTCGAGGTGGAGATCGTCGGGACCGAGAAGGGGCTGGCCGACTACTTCGGCCACGGCACGCACGTGATCGGCATCATCAACGGGAGCGGCTACGCCTCGAGCGACAGCCTCTCGTACCGCACCTTCAGAGGCCTGTCCCCTGGGACCCGGATCATCTCGATCCGGGCGCTTTACCCCGACGGCACCGGGTACACCTCCGACATCATGATGGGAATCGACTGGGCGATCCGGAACAAGGGCGCCTACAACATCCGCGTCCTGAACCTGTCGCTCGGGCACCCGATCTACGAGTCGTTCCGGACGGATCCCCTGTGCCGCATGGTGCGGGCGGCGCACGACGCCGGGATCGTCGTCGTCGTGGCGGCCGGCAACGACGGCGACGTCGGTGGCGGATTCGGCACGATCACCTCGCCCGCCAACGAGCCGAGCGCCATCACCGTGGGGGCGATGAACGACAAGGGGACGGCATCGATCGGGGACGACGAGAGGGCGTGGTTCTCCGCGAAGGGACCGACGCTCATCGACTTCGTCGCCAAGCCCGACCTGGTCGCCCCGGGGGTCGGGATCGTATCGGCGCGAGCCCCCGGGTCGTGGCTCGATACGAACTTCCACGGCCTGGTCCTGAAGATCGGGGAGTACAAGAACGACACGAAGTATGCGACCAAGGACGGCGCCTACATCCGGCTCTCGGGGACGTCGATGGCCGCGCCCCTGGTCTCGGCCGCGGCGGCCCAGATGATCCAGAAGGACCCGACGCTGAACCCGGCGACCGTCAAGGCCCGTCTGATGAAGTACGCGCAGAAGGACGGGCGCCTGGTGTTCGAGACCGGCGCGGGCTTCCTCAATGTGGACCGGGCGCTTCAGGCCTGCGAGCGCGTCTCTCTCGCCATGTCCCCCTTCGTCCTGCTGGCCGGCGACGGTGGCGTCTACATGCAGGACACCGCTCTCCTGTGGGGCGGCGATTGGAAGGTGGACAGCGTCTGGGGCGCCGACAAGGGGCTGCTGAGCGGCATCTACCTCAAGGACGTGCCGTCGGACATCGTCCAGACCTATGGCGCCATCTGGGGCGGCGGCAAGACCGGCCGGCTGTCGCTCGTCGACAACACGGTCGTCACGACCACCGGCGCCATCTGGGGAGGAAGCCGATCCAACCTCACGCACACCGCAAGCGTCGTCGACATCCTGGGCGCCATCTGGGGCGGTGGCAAGCGTGGCGGCCCCTAA